The Amycolatopsis sp. DG1A-15b genome window below encodes:
- a CDS encoding 3'-5' exonuclease produces MRRIRRTSRRFATNSPTQHGSMTSNRPESNGATVSNHTAAWTEAKLVAIDLEGSGPQDPAGEAILEIALVPIHHGAPDLDHAFSSLINPERKITRSPWTSPGITNAVLEHAPTLDEVAPKIIELVAGAWLVGHNVRVDWRLLTKTLPTAEPVGLIDTLRLAKHRRPELKKGHGLQAWIERLDLTDTITQAARDSQPHRALWDTVATATLLEAFMRDQPATNTELDALLTIAGLDLDGNLHPTKPADQQSLFDSL; encoded by the coding sequence ATGAGGCGGATCAGGCGCACATCGCGGAGGTTCGCCACCAACTCGCCCACGCAACACGGTTCGATGACGAGTAACCGACCTGAATCGAACGGAGCTACCGTGAGCAACCACACCGCTGCCTGGACCGAAGCCAAGCTCGTCGCCATCGACCTCGAAGGCAGCGGACCTCAGGACCCCGCCGGCGAAGCGATCCTCGAAATCGCCCTCGTGCCGATCCACCACGGTGCACCCGACCTCGACCACGCGTTCAGCTCCCTGATCAACCCGGAACGAAAGATCACCCGCAGCCCCTGGACGTCCCCTGGGATCACGAACGCCGTCCTTGAGCACGCACCGACCCTCGACGAGGTCGCACCGAAGATCATCGAACTCGTCGCCGGCGCATGGCTGGTCGGCCACAACGTCCGCGTCGACTGGCGCTTACTCACCAAGACCCTGCCGACCGCCGAACCAGTCGGGCTCATCGACACGCTGCGCCTGGCCAAGCACCGCCGACCCGAACTCAAGAAGGGACACGGGCTCCAAGCCTGGATCGAACGTCTCGACCTGACCGACACGATCACCCAGGCCGCACGCGACAGCCAACCGCACCGCGCGCTTTGGGACACCGTCGCGACGGCGACGCTGCTCGAAGCCTTCATGCGCGACCAGCCGGCGACCAACACGGAACTCGACGCACTCCTGACCATCGCCGGGCTCGACCTCGACGGAAACCTGCATCCGACGAAACCCGCCGATCAGCAATCCCTTTTCGATTCCCTCTAA
- a CDS encoding nucleoside-diphosphate kinase produces the protein MTDPAPERVDWSRWTVVLLKPDCLERDLVDAVLERVSTEIALIVVERVTVADWQIFVHYWDLLAYRHRLDVDVAACLRDRYVGHDVVVALGYSATPGVDTATRVRALLGDFDPSTAEPGTIRADLGNDSLAAARREHRLVDNLIHTSDDVTAAARDFHTWFGGHRAADLLRPPATADRPEVPTP, from the coding sequence ATGACGGATCCGGCGCCCGAACGGGTCGACTGGTCCCGCTGGACGGTTGTGCTCCTGAAGCCCGATTGCCTCGAACGCGATCTGGTCGACGCCGTCCTCGAACGCGTGAGCACCGAGATCGCCCTCATCGTGGTCGAGCGCGTCACGGTAGCCGACTGGCAGATCTTCGTGCACTACTGGGACCTGCTCGCCTACCGTCACCGCCTCGACGTCGACGTTGCCGCCTGCCTGCGCGACCGCTATGTCGGCCACGACGTCGTCGTCGCCCTCGGCTACAGCGCGACCCCCGGCGTCGACACCGCAACTCGCGTGCGTGCCCTGCTCGGCGACTTCGACCCCAGTACGGCAGAACCCGGAACCATCCGCGCCGACCTGGGAAACGACAGCTTGGCCGCCGCGCGCCGCGAACACCGGCTGGTCGACAACCTCATCCACACCTCCGACGACGTCACCGCCGCCGCCCGCGACTTCCACACCTGGTTCGGCGGCCACCGCGCCGCCGACCTGCTCCGCCCACCTGCCACCGCCGACCGCCCGGAGGTACCGACCCCATGA
- a CDS encoding thymidylate synthase, with product MLADLIQSPTRISTRGNAGPERLNVSFQLENPAARVPLFASRKANVVFNLAEVLWFLGGRDDVEMVRYYAPRMTSYSVDGLTIAGAAYGTRMFRPASVTGRSAFDATLDLVRCDPDTKRAVIPIFGAHEVGDGSHPDVSCTIAFQLLRRDGRLHGVCYMRANDAFQGLVSDVFSFTFIQELAAQLLGLELGTYAHHVGSMHIGDQHVPKARAVVAEAGLARQSHSPARPMPADTTWDVVHELCAQEAQLRANRIRHTGASLAATGLPQYWQQLVALLEVYRRIVHEPERVIDDDVLALLDPSHRWLLHHKWPTRVPPTTELDQEAR from the coding sequence GTGCTCGCCGACCTGATCCAGTCACCCACCCGGATCAGCACGCGGGGAAACGCCGGACCGGAACGACTTAACGTCTCCTTCCAGCTTGAGAATCCCGCCGCACGAGTACCGCTGTTCGCCTCCCGCAAGGCGAACGTCGTGTTCAACCTCGCCGAGGTGCTGTGGTTTCTCGGCGGCCGCGACGACGTGGAAATGGTGCGCTACTACGCGCCCCGCATGACGTCGTACTCCGTCGACGGACTGACCATCGCCGGCGCCGCATACGGAACCCGGATGTTCCGCCCCGCATCGGTAACCGGCCGCTCCGCATTCGACGCGACACTCGACCTGGTCCGCTGCGATCCGGACACCAAGCGCGCGGTCATCCCGATCTTCGGAGCCCACGAAGTCGGTGACGGCTCCCACCCGGACGTCTCGTGCACCATCGCCTTCCAGCTCCTGCGGCGAGACGGCCGGCTGCACGGCGTGTGCTACATGCGCGCCAACGACGCCTTCCAGGGGCTGGTCTCCGACGTCTTCTCCTTCACCTTCATCCAGGAGCTCGCCGCACAGCTCCTCGGCCTCGAACTGGGCACCTACGCCCACCACGTCGGGTCGATGCACATCGGCGACCAACACGTACCGAAGGCCCGGGCCGTCGTGGCCGAGGCCGGATTAGCTCGGCAGTCACACAGTCCGGCACGGCCGATGCCGGCCGACACCACCTGGGACGTGGTCCACGAGCTGTGCGCGCAGGAAGCGCAGCTACGGGCCAACCGCATCCGACACACCGGCGCATCGCTCGCCGCGACCGGACTGCCGCAGTACTGGCAGCAACTGGTCGCCCTGCTTGAGGTGTACCGGCGGATCGTGCACGAGCCGGAACGTGTCATCGACGACGACGTGCTCGCCTTACTGGACCCTTCGCACCGGTGGCTGCTGCACCACAAGTGGCCGACACGGGTCCCACCCACAACCGAACTCGATCAGGAAGCACGATGA
- a CDS encoding orotidine 5'-phosphate decarboxylase / HUMPS family protein — MTRLPSWTPSEVKLLRKVQNLSQRAFATRLGYAQSTVVGWENPDRAAALQHETIEALTTELNRLPQDKRELFDRERGVAGGRLGAGSATRTATLIDAVVPGPGTPLPYTAPDGIVDHARNFLASSARVFLVTGAAGTGKTSLTRHLARQFAGDVDCQLLTVSGWELGTVDLAAEILRYASIPRGEDALLTLEEHSTRLNRPCLVLVDGIADHDTFTAVGRHIDQILRQVTAPYLRFLLTVRTPPSVETTTFPLLHASLFTRSGATDGAAKRGLAPWSPTQTRQLWEQQTNSPFDALPANVRELVRTPLYMKLALESPPRPGGGNLGSYALIESCVGRILGDDHAGRRSAQLSTFAQHQGIQNIPAALRRDIDISLRAIELPDMPATLVQLSPHRQPEFAHDVLGEFFLATRIADLILEHGRSVPTVQALNELADRAATSSTARSLFDLVLQRIDAVNATLLDSVTAAPNTSLRTTVPLMISLAGGSRFLTPEVVRTCAARAQSNADPALSRALLGSKRLHHALGSGRYRWLLTQLQQFGATLWPEITQFVETNFDSTDAYTLLDLANLANSDEATYFARHFYLFFADSTGHALETFLGHANWRVRAALAEALGDAAVIVDNTGLTVMARLVRDPDYKVRAAVAPVIAHAPGQDAVNHLQTLLNDDNWHVRERALHGLDRLGLPSRRPDLVHAALTVLATEPAWSRPPGHIRPSKERFLILHAAEQHLDSQRDDRVLLTVLRELRTGHLAPPEQLRSQLIARGQNSDRSLVRREAAHTTAATSDTDATDRIRERFRRSRGRRSIQVALDLHDVADAVHVARAVADAGADFIEVGDPLIKKAGVGAIEQIKTAVEDTTVIVEMMSADWGRDQVMLAAQAGADIVQLIGPATAASVRAAVEAGQRLAVPILIDVPVNTSHQWITEMERVGVDGLTVTTNIDIGIGSTAPLDVARELRTWTALPVAVSGGFSATDTAVFTSPDWDILIIGRSIIDAIDPATAAKNLVELVHLGGRTL; from the coding sequence GTGACCCGGCTGCCCTCTTGGACTCCGTCTGAGGTAAAGCTGCTGCGCAAGGTCCAGAACCTCAGCCAGCGCGCCTTCGCCACGCGTCTGGGCTACGCCCAGAGCACGGTCGTCGGCTGGGAAAACCCTGATCGCGCCGCGGCGTTGCAGCACGAGACGATCGAGGCTCTCACTACCGAATTGAACCGACTTCCCCAGGACAAGCGTGAGCTTTTCGACCGGGAACGCGGCGTCGCCGGTGGCCGGTTGGGCGCCGGTTCAGCCACCCGAACGGCCACGCTCATCGATGCGGTCGTCCCTGGGCCCGGAACTCCGTTGCCGTACACCGCACCGGACGGGATAGTTGACCACGCTCGCAACTTCCTGGCCTCGTCTGCCCGTGTCTTCCTGGTCACCGGTGCTGCCGGCACGGGCAAGACGAGCCTGACCCGCCACCTTGCCCGCCAATTTGCCGGCGACGTGGACTGCCAACTGCTCACCGTCAGTGGCTGGGAACTCGGTACTGTCGATCTCGCGGCCGAGATCCTTCGTTACGCCTCGATCCCGCGCGGAGAAGACGCGCTGCTCACGCTGGAAGAACACAGCACGCGGCTCAACCGACCTTGCCTGGTCCTCGTCGACGGCATCGCAGACCACGACACCTTCACCGCGGTCGGTCGGCACATCGACCAGATTCTGCGTCAAGTCACCGCACCGTACCTGAGGTTTTTGCTGACCGTGCGGACGCCACCATCCGTCGAGACGACCACGTTTCCCCTGCTCCACGCGTCTCTGTTCACTCGATCGGGGGCAACAGACGGGGCCGCCAAGCGCGGCTTGGCGCCGTGGTCGCCAACACAGACCCGGCAGCTCTGGGAGCAGCAGACGAACTCGCCGTTTGACGCGCTTCCGGCCAACGTCCGCGAACTCGTACGGACGCCCTTGTACATGAAGTTGGCCCTCGAATCGCCTCCTCGCCCAGGTGGCGGCAACCTCGGTTCGTACGCCCTCATCGAAAGCTGCGTCGGCCGCATTCTCGGCGACGACCACGCCGGCCGCAGATCCGCACAGCTGAGCACCTTCGCCCAGCACCAGGGAATCCAGAACATTCCGGCGGCACTCCGTCGCGATATCGACATATCGTTACGTGCCATCGAATTGCCCGACATGCCCGCGACATTGGTTCAGCTTTCCCCGCATCGTCAACCCGAGTTCGCCCACGACGTCCTCGGCGAGTTCTTCCTCGCAACCCGCATCGCCGACCTCATACTGGAGCACGGACGTTCGGTACCCACCGTACAAGCGCTCAACGAACTGGCCGATCGAGCTGCGACCTCAAGCACAGCCCGCAGCCTGTTTGACCTGGTGCTGCAGCGCATCGACGCCGTTAACGCCACGCTCCTGGACAGCGTCACAGCAGCCCCGAACACGTCACTTCGGACCACTGTCCCGCTGATGATCTCCCTCGCCGGCGGCTCTCGGTTCCTCACCCCGGAGGTCGTGCGCACCTGCGCAGCGCGGGCACAGAGCAACGCGGACCCGGCCCTCAGCCGCGCCCTGCTGGGCAGCAAACGACTGCACCACGCGCTCGGTTCCGGCCGCTACCGATGGCTGCTGACCCAGCTCCAGCAATTCGGCGCCACGCTGTGGCCCGAGATCACCCAATTCGTCGAAACCAACTTCGACAGCACCGACGCCTACACCCTGCTCGACCTGGCCAACCTCGCCAACAGCGACGAGGCCACCTACTTCGCACGGCACTTCTACCTCTTTTTCGCCGACTCAACCGGCCACGCCCTGGAAACCTTCCTCGGCCACGCGAACTGGCGCGTGCGAGCAGCACTGGCCGAAGCGCTCGGCGACGCCGCGGTCATCGTGGACAACACGGGCCTCACCGTCATGGCCAGACTCGTGCGCGATCCCGACTACAAGGTCCGCGCGGCCGTCGCCCCCGTGATCGCCCACGCGCCCGGCCAGGACGCGGTGAACCACCTCCAGACCCTGCTTAACGACGACAACTGGCACGTCCGAGAGCGAGCCCTGCACGGGCTCGACCGGCTCGGCCTGCCATCGCGCCGCCCCGATCTCGTCCACGCCGCGCTCACCGTCCTAGCCACTGAGCCCGCCTGGTCCCGACCCCCCGGACACATCCGGCCGAGCAAAGAGCGCTTCCTCATCCTCCACGCAGCCGAGCAACACCTGGACTCGCAGCGCGACGACCGAGTGCTACTGACCGTCCTGCGCGAACTTCGCACCGGACATCTCGCCCCGCCCGAACAACTCCGATCGCAGCTCATCGCCCGCGGACAAAACAGCGACCGCAGCCTGGTGCGCCGCGAAGCGGCCCACACCACGGCCGCCACGTCAGACACCGACGCCACCGACCGCATCCGCGAACGGTTCCGCCGCTCCCGCGGCCGCCGCTCCATCCAGGTCGCACTCGACCTGCACGACGTCGCCGACGCCGTCCACGTCGCCCGCGCCGTCGCCGATGCCGGCGCCGACTTCATCGAAGTCGGCGACCCGCTCATCAAGAAAGCCGGCGTCGGCGCGATCGAGCAGATCAAGACCGCTGTCGAGGACACCACCGTGATCGTCGAGATGATGTCCGCCGACTGGGGACGGGACCAGGTGATGCTCGCCGCCCAGGCCGGAGCCGACATCGTCCAGCTCATCGGGCCTGCCACCGCAGCCAGCGTCCGCGCCGCAGTCGAGGCCGGCCAACGCCTGGCCGTCCCCATCCTCATCGACGTGCCCGTCAACACCAGCCACCAGTGGATCACCGAAATGGAACGCGTCGGTGTCGACGGGCTCACCGTGACCACCAACATCGACATCGGGATCGGCAGCACAGCACCCCTCGACGTCGCCCGCGAACTCCGCACCTGGACCGCGCTGCCCGTCGCGGTCAGCGGCGGATTCAGCGCCACCGACACCGCCGTCTTCACCAGTCCGGACTGGGACATCCTCATCATCGGCCGCAGCATCATCGATGCAATCGACCCCGCCACCGCGGCCAAGAACCTCGTTGAACTGGTACATCTCGGTGGAAGGACACTGTGA
- a CDS encoding GNAT family N-acetyltransferase has translation MKITSLAQHDIPEVIELMKLGGPYIRPRTASDYWLYATLFSSTCPIARDNRQLVGAIMAFHSQDNPDDLYIQDVITHPEHRRKGITSALLDTVCQRATVLGAVRLYLTSEPDNTTAHNTWTRRGFVNVPGDQDFNGVSVISDYKGPGKHRAVYERQL, from the coding sequence GTGAAGATCACCTCCCTCGCCCAGCACGACATCCCCGAGGTCATCGAACTCATGAAGCTCGGCGGGCCCTACATCCGGCCACGCACCGCCTCCGACTACTGGCTCTACGCCACCCTCTTCTCCAGCACGTGCCCCATCGCGCGTGATAACCGGCAACTTGTCGGCGCCATCATGGCCTTCCACAGCCAAGACAACCCAGATGACCTCTACATCCAAGACGTCATCACCCACCCGGAACACCGCCGTAAAGGCATCACCTCGGCCCTGCTTGACACCGTCTGCCAGCGCGCCACGGTGCTGGGAGCGGTTCGCCTCTATCTCACCTCGGAGCCGGACAACACCACAGCGCACAACACGTGGACACGGCGCGGATTCGTCAACGTTCCGGGTGATCAAGATTTCAACGGCGTATCCGTGATTTCTGACTACAAGGGACCCGGTAAACACCGAGCGGTGTACGAGCGCCAGCTCTGA
- the cutA gene encoding divalent cation tolerance protein CutA, whose product MAVHLLVTTTTPDRASGAMIAGSAVAARLAATAQVAGPVASFLWHLGEQGEGQEWNVTFKTTDARYAELEAHIVEQHPWDKPEVTAVELVRGSASYLRWLEDSTSARA is encoded by the coding sequence ATGGCTGTTCACCTACTCGTGACGACGACCACACCGGACCGCGCGTCTGGCGCGATGATCGCCGGGTCGGCGGTGGCCGCCCGCCTGGCGGCCACCGCGCAGGTCGCCGGGCCTGTGGCGTCGTTCCTCTGGCATCTCGGCGAGCAGGGCGAGGGTCAGGAGTGGAACGTGACGTTCAAAACCACGGACGCGCGCTATGCGGAGCTCGAAGCGCACATCGTCGAGCAGCACCCGTGGGATAAGCCGGAGGTGACCGCCGTTGAGCTCGTACGCGGCTCAGCCAGCTACCTGCGATGGCTCGAGGATTCGACGAGCGCCAGGGCCTAG